The proteins below are encoded in one region of Thermococcus peptonophilus:
- a CDS encoding UPF0146 family protein, translating into MPIEDFADFIASRVPKGKVAELGIGFQFKVALRLKELGFRVLAVDWNEKAVEAAKEAGIEAIRDDLFNPRLELYEDAVALYSVRPTPEIVEPILDLGKKLGFPVFILPLAGDTMPRTMRLVNYRGLAIYVKDI; encoded by the coding sequence ATGCCGATTGAGGACTTCGCAGATTTTATAGCATCACGGGTTCCGAAGGGAAAAGTAGCCGAGCTGGGGATAGGCTTTCAGTTCAAGGTAGCCCTCAGGCTGAAAGAGCTTGGCTTTAGAGTTCTCGCCGTTGATTGGAATGAAAAGGCCGTCGAGGCGGCAAAAGAGGCAGGTATAGAGGCCATAAGAGACGATCTTTTCAACCCGAGGCTTGAGCTTTATGAGGATGCGGTTGCCCTCTATTCCGTCAGACCCACTCCAGAGATAGTCGAGCCGATACTTGACCTGGGCAAGAAGCTCGGTTTTCCAGTCTTCATTCTCCCCCTCGCTGGGGACACGATGCCTAGAACTATGAGGCTCGTCAACTACCGGGGCCTGGCGATATACGTGAAAGATATTTAA
- the glmM gene encoding phosphoglucosamine mutase, which produces MRLFGTAGIRGTLWEKVTPELAMRIGMAVGTYKSGKALVGRDGRTSSVMLKKAMISGLLSTGMEVLDADLIPTPVLAWGTRKLADAGVMITASHNPPTDNGIKVFNGDGTEFYVEQERELEEVIFSGEFKKARWNEIKTVRRVEVIPDYINAVLDFVNHETNIKVLYDGANGAGSLVAPYLLREMGAKVFSVNAHVDGHFPGRKPEPRYENIAYLGKLVKELGTDLAIAQDGDADRIAVFDEKGNYVDEDTVIALFAKLYVEEHSGGTVVVSIDTGSRIDDVVERAGGRVVRIPLGQPHDGIKKYGAIFAAEPWKLVHPKFGPWIDPFVTMGLLIKLIDENGPLSELVKEIPTYYLRKANVLCPDEYKSEVVKKASEGVEKKLSGEIKEVLTISGFRIALDDGSWILIRPSGTEPKIRVVVEAPSEKRRDELFEMAYSTVSRIVKEAEKKERLRRT; this is translated from the coding sequence ATGAGGCTCTTTGGGACGGCCGGAATCAGGGGGACCCTCTGGGAGAAGGTTACACCAGAGCTCGCCATGAGAATCGGAATGGCGGTCGGGACTTACAAGAGCGGGAAAGCCCTCGTTGGAAGGGATGGGAGAACTTCAAGCGTCATGCTCAAGAAAGCCATGATATCCGGACTTCTGAGCACAGGGATGGAGGTCCTCGACGCGGACCTGATTCCCACTCCAGTGCTTGCTTGGGGGACGAGGAAGCTGGCAGATGCCGGGGTTATGATAACGGCCAGCCACAACCCGCCCACTGACAACGGTATAAAGGTCTTCAACGGCGATGGAACCGAGTTCTACGTCGAGCAGGAGAGGGAGCTTGAGGAAGTAATCTTCTCCGGAGAATTCAAAAAAGCAAGATGGAACGAGATAAAGACCGTCAGGAGAGTAGAGGTTATCCCGGACTACATAAACGCTGTTCTGGACTTCGTGAACCACGAGACAAACATTAAAGTCCTCTACGACGGGGCAAACGGCGCTGGAAGTCTCGTGGCACCTTATCTTCTGCGCGAGATGGGGGCAAAGGTCTTCAGCGTCAACGCCCACGTAGATGGACACTTCCCGGGCAGGAAGCCCGAACCACGCTATGAGAACATAGCCTACCTCGGAAAGCTTGTGAAGGAGCTCGGGACTGACCTGGCGATAGCCCAAGACGGGGACGCTGATAGAATAGCGGTCTTCGACGAGAAGGGGAACTACGTTGATGAAGACACGGTTATAGCGCTCTTTGCCAAGCTCTATGTGGAGGAGCACAGCGGCGGAACTGTAGTCGTCTCCATAGACACGGGCTCGAGGATAGACGATGTGGTGGAGAGGGCCGGGGGAAGGGTCGTGAGAATCCCACTCGGGCAGCCACACGACGGCATAAAGAAGTACGGCGCCATCTTTGCCGCTGAACCATGGAAGCTCGTCCATCCAAAGTTCGGCCCGTGGATTGACCCCTTCGTAACGATGGGACTGCTCATAAAGCTCATAGATGAGAACGGCCCGCTGAGCGAGCTCGTCAAGGAGATTCCAACATACTACCTCAGGAAGGCCAATGTCCTCTGTCCTGACGAATACAAGAGTGAAGTGGTTAAGAAGGCCTCTGAAGGGGTCGAGAAGAAGCTCTCCGGCGAGATAAAGGAAGTGCTGACGATTTCGGGTTTCAGGATTGCCCTGGACGACGGCTCGTGGATATTGATAAGGCCTAGCGGAACTGAGCCGAAGATAAGGGTCGTGGTCGAGGCTCCAAGCGAGAAGCGTAGGGACGAGCTGTTTGAGATGGCTTACTCAACGGTCTCCAGAATTGTAAAGGAAGCCGAAAAGAAAGAGAGGCTCAGACGAACCTAG